A genomic region of Eucalyptus grandis isolate ANBG69807.140 chromosome 5, ASM1654582v1, whole genome shotgun sequence contains the following coding sequences:
- the LOC104435785 gene encoding disease resistance protein RPV1-like, with product MAESEAEMHRRIKKRKTNASGNAEDVDTGASGSMTVLTETNFVGSGSSPTETNNNASTGNCYEVFLSFRGLDTRHGFTDHLYHGLFTAGIDTFRDDDELCQGENIKPELLAAIRNSKISIPILSVNYGTSSWCLDELVQIMECKNNKKQIVLPIFYKVKPADVRYQKGNFGDAFHERERRLLERHSFDPAILEKWKQALLEVSNLKGYETDGSEAQLVKSVVRNVLNELKKKFELIISKNLVGIDSHVKNVMELLDDKSHALLFVGIHGMGGIGKTTLAKTIYNKLSNQFEHRSFIADIRESWKRGAHDLQNQLIFDISNQKNEVCNKDEGINFISSRFKDRKVLLLLDDVDNVDQVKCLAGNHDWFSLGSKIIITARNERILDLAGVDHNYGLTELDPDQSLILFSKHAFRKDFPPSEFEGLTREVVSTAGGLPLSLEVLGSLCCGRESKEWRDMIKKLEKVPRKEVQEKLRISYDALDYEQKQIFLDIACLLIGIDKRIAFYMWDACDFFPGENIEVLRFMSLIKIGDDLKLRMHDQLRDLGRVIVREENQQQPWHRSRLWDSEEALKVLKRNKGTDKIEAIDLSRGNTAGSGKTAKQDGDIYTAKQFKNLTILRFLYMKGAHLSGDFEDSMEELRWLRWPNCPMNFEVNNFHVEQLAVIELPFGEINEKWEGWSFFKMAEKLQYLDLSSCESLENTDFLSAFRKLEVLILNGCKRLKQIEASIGDMEALLRLELCRCVSLTELPAEIGKLKALEQLLLRGTRSLSALPHSIGSLENLEILEISESDIRELPNSIGRLRKLRELHACHCMNLNGEMAESMCNLSSLRHLDFLCCIKLQSLSDVPSSLTNLGITCRNRKLPWLSHLTHLKELRVWSYNSLECIQVLPSTCSQPTDVEESKSPQSLNTPFKLEILKVRVCYSIKTLDVSQFIHLMILYVEKCDNLLEVRGLDKSIYLDSLTVTCCNSIKRLDLRKFEDMKKLNVEGCDKVAEMQDLDRSEYLESSDIKLCTSTKRLDLPKCRMLKEVNTRDCKNLAKIEGLDRLEYLERLDVHRCTLIEKLDLPKFGRLKELDAGECEKLAEIQGLDGLEYLERLDIEGCTLIERLDLPKSGRLKELKLKGCINLAEIQGLNRLEYLQMLHIHWCTSMERLDLVKFRRLKELNAEGCENLAKIQGLDRSEYLERLDITWCTSMGRLDLPKSGRLNELKVGGCKNLVEIQGLDRSEHLESLDITGCTSIERLDLPKSGRLNELTAGGCKNLAEIQGLDRSAHLERLDISKCT from the exons ATGGCAGAGTCAGAGGCCGAAATGCATCGTCGCATTAAGAAGAGGAAAACTAATGCGAGTGGAAATGCAGAGGATGTTGATACTGGTGCATCTGGTTCGATGACTGTGCTGACAGAAACTAATTTCGTTGGATCTGGTTCGTCTCCGACAGAAACTAACAATAATGCATCGACTGGAAACTGCTACGAGgtgttcttgagcttcagaGGCCTAGATACTCGACATGGCTTCACCGATCACCTCTACCATGGGCTCTTCACTGCTGGAATTGATACTTTCAGAGATGATGATGAGCTCTGCCAAGGCGAGAACATCAAACCAGAGCTTTTGGCAGCCATTAGAAACAGTAAAATCTCAATCCCCATTCTCTCTGTGAATTATGGTACAAGCAGTTGGTGCCTAGATGAACTGGTTCAAATAATGGAGTGCAAAAATAATAAGAAGCAAATAGTGTTGCCTATATTCTACAAAGTGAAACCAGCTGACGTGCGATATCAAAAGGGGAATTTTGGGGATGCATTTCATGAGCGTGAGAGGCGTTTGCTTGAGAGGCATTCTTTCGACCCAGCGATTTTGGAGAAATGGAAGCAAGCACTCCTTGAAGTCAGCAACTTGAAAGGATACGAAACCGATGG GTCTGAAGCACAATTGGTGAAATCGGTTGTCCGAAATGTGTTGAATGAGCTgaagaaaaagtttgagttgATTATTTCTAAGAATTTGGTTGGAATTGATAGTCATGTGAAGAATGTTATGGAACTTCTAGATGATAAATCTCATGCCCTCTTGTTTGTTGGCATCCATGGAATGGGAGGCATTGGTAAAACTACTCTTGCTAAAACCATTTACAACAAGCTATCCAATCAATTTGAGCATCGTAGCTTCATTGCTGATATAAGGGAATCATGGAAGCGTGGTGCTCATGACTTACAGAATCAGTTAATCTTTGATATATCGAatcaaaaaaatgaagtttGTAATAAGGATgaagggattaattttatctcCTCTAGGTTTAAAGATAGAAaggtccttcttcttcttgatgatgtggataatGTTGATCAAGTGAAGTGTTTGGCCGGTAATCATGATTGGTTTTCTTTGGGAAGTAAGATCATTATTACTGCGAGAAATGAGAGAATTCTTGATTTAGCTGGGGTGGACCACAACTATGGCCTTACGGAATTGGATCCCGATCAATCTTTGATTTTGTTTAGCAAACATGCGTTTCGAAAGGACTTTCCTCCAAGTGAATTTGAGGGCCTCACTCGTGAAGTTGTATCCACTGCTGGAGGACTTCCCTTATCCCTTGAGGTTTTAGGTTCATTATGTTGTGGAAGAGAATCAAAAGAATGGAGAGATATGataaaaaagttagaaaaggtCCCTCGTAAAGAAGTGCAAGAAAAGTTAAGGATAAGTTACGATGCATTAGACTatgaacaaaaacaaatatttttggatatagcTTGCTTGCTCATTGGCATTGACAAGAGAATCGCATTCTACATGTGGGATGCTTGTGACTTTTTTCCGGGGGAGAATATTGAAGTATTGAGATTTAtgtcattaataaaaattggagaTGATCTTAAGCTCCGAATGCATGACCAATTAAGAGATCTTGGGAGGGTAATTGTACGTGAGGAAAACCAACAACAGCCTTGGCACCGTAGCAGGTTATGGGACTCCGAGGAAGCCTTGAAAGTGCTAAAGAGAAATAAG GGAACGGACAAGATTGAGGCCATTGATTTGAGTAGAGGCAACACAGCAGGCTCCGGCAAAACAGCCAAGCAAGATGGCGACATTTACACagcaaaacaattcaaaaactTGACAATTCTAAGATTCCTTTACATGAAAGGGGCACATCTCAGTGGAGATTTTGAGGACTCAATGGAGGAGTTAAGATGGCTTCGATGGCCAAATTGTCCCATGAATTTTgaagtaaataattttcacGTAGAGCAATTAGCTGTGATCGAATTGCCATTTGgtgagataaatgagaaatggGAAGGATGGAGTTTTTTCAAG aTGGCAGAGAAGCTCCAATATCTGGACCTTTCAAGTTGTGAATCCTTGGAAAATACAGACTTCCTCTCAGCTTTTAGGAAGTTAGAGGTTCTCATCCTCAATGGGTGTAAGAGATTGAAGCAAATCGAAGCTTCAATTGGAGACATGGAGGCCCTCCTTCGCTTGGAGTTGTGCAGGTGTGTGAGCCTCACGGAGCTTCCAGCAGAAATAGGTAAATTAAAGGCACTAGAGCAACTCCTTCTACGAGGTACTCGATCCCTTTCTGCATTACCACATAGCATAGGGTCTTTGGAGAACCTAGAGATTCTAGAGATTTCTGAAAGTGATATAAGAGAATTACCCAATAGTATTGGGAGGCTGAGAAAGCTCCGAGAGCTACATGCTTGCCATTGCATGAATTTGAATGGGGAAATGGCAGAAAGCATGTGTAATCTTTCTTCCCTACGACACCTTGATTTTCTTTGCTGCATCAAGCTCCAATCGCTGTCGGACGTTCCTTCTAGCTTAACAAATTTGGGCATCACCTGTCGAAACCGTAAATTGCCTTGGCTTTCCCACCTAACCCATCTCAAGGAACTACGAGTTTGGTCCTACAATTCTCTCGAGTGCATCCAAGTGCTTCCATCAACATGCTCCCAACCGACGGACGTTGAAGAATCGAAATCACCACAATCCCTAAACACGCCTTTCAAATTGGAAATCTTAAAAGTCAGGGTCTGTTATTCTATCAAAACACTGGACGTTTCACAGTTTATCCATCTAATGATATTATATGTCGAAAAGTGCGATAATCTACTTGAAGTTCGAGGTCTTGACAAATCAATATATTTGGATAGCTTGACTGTCACATGTTGCAATTCAATCAAACGGTTGGACCTTCGAAAGTTTGAggatatgaagaaattgaatgtTGAAGGCTGCGACAAAGTAGCTGAAATGCAAGACCTTGACAGGTCGGAGTATTTGGAAAGTTCAGATATCAAATTGTGCACTTCAACTAAAAGGCTAGACCTTCCAAAATGCAGGATGTTGAAGGAAGTAAACACTAGAGACTGCAAAAACTTAGCGAAAATTGAAGGCCTCGATAGGTTGGAGTATTTGGAAAGGCTAGATGTCCACCGGTGCACTTTAATTGAAAAGCTAGACCTTCCAAAATTCGGGAGGCTGAAGGAATTAGATGCTGGAGAATGCGAAAAATTAGCCGAAATTCAAGGCCTCGATGGATTGGAGTATTTGGAAAGGCTAGATATCGAAGGGTGCACTTTAATTGAAAGgctagaccttccaaaatcTGGGAGGCTAAAGGAATTAAAACTTAAAGGCTGCATAAACTTAGCCGAAATTCAAGGCCTTAATAGGTTGGAGTATTTGCAAATGCTACATATCCATTGGTGCACTTCGATGGAAAGGCTAGACCTTGTAAAATTCAGGAGGCTAAAGGAATTAAATGCTGAAGGCTGCGAAAACTTAGCCAAAATTCAAGGTCTCGATAGGTCGGAGTATTTGGAGAGGCTAGACATCACATGGTGCACTTCAATGGGAAGgctagaccttccaaaatcCGGGAGGctgaatgaattaaaagttgGAGGCTGCAAAAACTTAGTCGAAATTCAAGGTCTCGATAGGTCAGAGCATTTGGAAAGTCTAGATATCACAGGATGTACTTCAATTGAAAGgctagaccttccaaaatcCGGGAGGCTGAATGAATTAACAGCTGGAGGCTGCAAAAACTTAGCTGAAATTCAAGGTCTCGATAGGTCAGCGcatttggaaagactggatatTTCTAAGTGCACTTGA